The proteins below are encoded in one region of Equus caballus isolate H_3958 breed thoroughbred chromosome 16, TB-T2T, whole genome shotgun sequence:
- the MKRN2OS gene encoding MKRN2 opposite strand protein isoform X1 gives MQHAEAGKPLIKFNHCKKCIYSFSVPRCCPLCRQDMGSRRLEEAPVSIANPFTNGHQEKCSFLLRPTQGTFLREYDGRSDLHVGITNTNEVHFPFSLCMTLTLVAGVVYNYTAHGVQRDEAGWEQSVSIPLLQPGMFGLRDQWDKYLEDFSTTGAWLPHRYEEDHHNCYSYTLTFINCILTTEGREQLDKNEFTEKYVVPRTRTASKYIALYRAAEEHGFYAVDHPDEETSPPPGGALC, from the exons ATGCAGCACGCAGAGGCTGGGAAGCCTTTAATTAAATTCAACCACTGTAAGAAATGCATCTACAGCTTCAGTGTGCCACGGTGCTGCCCGCTCTGCCGGCAGGACATGGGCTCGAGGAGGCTGGAGGAAGCACCTGTTAGCATCGCTAATCCGTTTACCAACGGGCATCAAGAAAAATGTTCCTTCCTCCTCAGACCGACTCAAGGGACGTTTCTTAG GGAGTATGATGGAAGGTCTGATCTTCACGTTGGAATAACCAATACAAACG AGGTGCACTTCCCCTTCAGCCTCTGCATGACTCTGACTTTGGTCGCAGGAGTTGTGTATAATTACACCGCGCACGGTGTCCAGCGAGATGAAGCAGGCTGGGAGCAGAGTGTAAGCATCCCGTTATTGCAGCCCGGCATGTTTGGACTGAGGGACCAGTGGGACAAGTACCTGGAAGACTTCTCCACCACGGGGGCCTGGCTGCCTCACAG GTACGAGGAAGACCACCACAACTGCTACAGTTACACCCTCACATTCATTAACTGCATTCTGACCACGGAAGGCAGGGAGCAACTGGACAAGAATGAGTTCACGGAGAAATACGTGGTCCCGAGGACAAGGACGGCGTCCAAGTACATCGCACTCTACCGGGCAGCAGAAGAGCATGGCTTCTACGCGGTCGACCACCCTGATGAGGAGACGAGCCCTCCTCCCGGCGGTGCTTTGTGCTGA
- the MKRN2OS gene encoding MKRN2 opposite strand protein isoform X2, which translates to MQHAEAGKPLIKFNHCKKCIYSFSVPRCCPLCRQDMGSRRLEEAPVSIANPFTNGHQEKCSFLLRPTQGTFLREYDGRSDLHVGITNTNGVVYNYTAHGVQRDEAGWEQSVSIPLLQPGMFGLRDQWDKYLEDFSTTGAWLPHRYEEDHHNCYSYTLTFINCILTTEGREQLDKNEFTEKYVVPRTRTASKYIALYRAAEEHGFYAVDHPDEETSPPPGGALC; encoded by the exons ATGCAGCACGCAGAGGCTGGGAAGCCTTTAATTAAATTCAACCACTGTAAGAAATGCATCTACAGCTTCAGTGTGCCACGGTGCTGCCCGCTCTGCCGGCAGGACATGGGCTCGAGGAGGCTGGAGGAAGCACCTGTTAGCATCGCTAATCCGTTTACCAACGGGCATCAAGAAAAATGTTCCTTCCTCCTCAGACCGACTCAAGGGACGTTTCTTAG GGAGTATGATGGAAGGTCTGATCTTCACGTTGGAATAACCAATACAAACG GAGTTGTGTATAATTACACCGCGCACGGTGTCCAGCGAGATGAAGCAGGCTGGGAGCAGAGTGTAAGCATCCCGTTATTGCAGCCCGGCATGTTTGGACTGAGGGACCAGTGGGACAAGTACCTGGAAGACTTCTCCACCACGGGGGCCTGGCTGCCTCACAG GTACGAGGAAGACCACCACAACTGCTACAGTTACACCCTCACATTCATTAACTGCATTCTGACCACGGAAGGCAGGGAGCAACTGGACAAGAATGAGTTCACGGAGAAATACGTGGTCCCGAGGACAAGGACGGCGTCCAAGTACATCGCACTCTACCGGGCAGCAGAAGAGCATGGCTTCTACGCGGTCGACCACCCTGATGAGGAGACGAGCCCTCCTCCCGGCGGTGCTTTGTGCTGA